ATAGTCAAAACAATGTAAGCCATTTATTGGTATCTTTTGGTAGAACTATGGGTCGTATCATGGTGTGGCTTGGATCTGGACCTGATGAGGTCGTCAAACCGTGTAATTCTGCTAGTAGCTCGGCTACGTGAGTAATATAAGTAATTTAAAAATAGAGGTCCAGGGTGTCCACGCGCGCGTGGCGTGTCGGGTGAGGCCGCGCCGCCCGTGTGCACCGTCGTGCGTGCCATGGCAATGGATCAGACCGGGCCGGCCATCAACATCCCCGACCGACTTTTCTCGAGGAATAAAATCCCAGGATATCCACCTTCCATTTCCACGTGCTTATTTTTCTCTTGATTTGATTGTAGGGGTGGAGCCGTGATAAGAGGAGGAGGAAGCGGGCCagctctttgccccctgctgttcCTGCTCTTGCTCTGAAAAAGAAAGAACCCACGCTCAGGCGTCTGCTGGACACgttaaagaaaaggaaaaaaagagaatCATCCGCCGGAGGAGCGAGCGGGGATCGGAGGGAGCCGGGAGCAGCTGGGATCGGGATCCTCTCTCTTCCTTGCATTGATGGCTTCCCTGGGCTTGCCCGGACCCTCCTCCTACCACGACCTCTGCTGCTACGGGGCAGGAATCGCAGGTCAGCGCCACCGCCATTCCCTTTGCTCTGCTTCTCAGGCTCTGCCGCCGTGTAGGGGACGGCCGGATTTGGTTCGGCCAGTTCTTGACCGCCGTCTTCTCTTGATCTTCTTCCAGGGAACATCTTCGCCTTCGTGCTCTTCATCTCCCCGCTGTAAGCCCGTCCCCCTTTCGATTTCAACCCGATTTCATTTCTTCTTGGCTCGGCTCGAGTTGCTTCAAGACGGTGCTGCTGATCTGATCGATCTCTGTCGATCTCAGGCCAACATTCAGGAGGATCGTCCGGAATGGGTCGACGGAGCAGTTCTCGGCCACGCCCTACATCTACTCGCTCCTCAACTGCCTCGTCTGCATGTGGTACGCCCTCCCCTTCGTCTCCTACGGCGTCGTCCTCGTCGCCACCGTCAACACCATCGGCGCCGCCTTCCAGCTTGCCTACACCGCCGTCTTCATCGCCTACGCCGACGCCAAGAAAAGGGTGGGCACCCTACCCACCGCTTCTCCTTTGCTGCCGGCATCTGTAAGTTTGACTGATGTGGCTTCTTGCTGCAGCTCAAGGTGTCCGTGCTGCTGGCTGGGGTGTTCTGCGTGTTCGGCCTGATTGTGTATGTCAGTATGGCGCTGTTTGATCACAAGCCTCGGCGAACATTCGTCGGCTATCTCAGCGTGGCGTCCCTCATATTCATGTTCGCATCCCCTCTGTCCATCATTGTGAGTCCTGAAGTATTTCCTGCTTTATAACTAACTCGAAATAGGCTTCCGCAAATTATAACTAACTCAAACTTGTATTCCATAACCACATCTGGTGTATAATTGATAGTAGGTTTGATGGGTTTGGCGTTGTTGATCTCATCTGACCATGTTATTTGAAATGTATAGTCCTGTAAATGAACTTTCCTCTTGTGTTTGACAGAATTTGGTGATCAGGACCAAGAGCGTGGAGTACATGCCCTTTTATTTGTCGCTATCGATGTCCCTGATGAGCATGTCGTTTTTCGCATACGGGGCGCTTCTGGATGACTTCTTCATATACGTAAGATATAGTTTTCTATTGCTGATCAGGGATTTTGCTTGGAGGGTTGCCTAACATCATGTCTGTTTGGCCCTTCTTTCTTGTTGGTTTGCCAATTACAGGTTCCCAATGGCATCGGCACAGTCTTAGGTGTCATGCAGTTGTTGTTATATGCCTATTACAGTAGAAAAGGATCGAGAGACGAAGCCAGACGGCCATTACTAGTCACACATACATGAGCGTGCAAGGGAAACAAGGTTGAGTTTGAAAAGCTATTTACTGTTATATGCGGCTTTCCTATTTCTGGTTGAGTTTCCTGATCATGGTTGCGTCTCCATCACACGTTTTAAGCGCCATTTCAATGGTTTGTGCAAACTTTGGTGTCTCGTTTGAATTGTGTGTCACATTCGTTAAACAAACATGGGGGACCTCTGGGGATAATATAATGGTTGCGTCTCCAGCTCTGTTGCCACCTGCCATAATATCTGTTCCCTTTATCTGAAAGCAAGAACAACAATAGAGTAGTTGTCTGTACAGGTAAGCAAGACTTGTAATGTTTGCCAAGTTCACGAGTGAAGATCTCTACCAAGTTTTATTTTTAAAAAATCCAAGAGTAAGAGAACTTGCGAAGCAATATAATGTTTATTGTAAGAAATGGTGCCTTGCAACAAAAGGAGGCGGCTCAAAGCTGATTTAGCCAAAGAAGGCTAAGAAGCGTCAACTTGTGCGAACAAATACATTTTAGCATGAATTATAACTTGGACCAAGTTACTTGGTGGTCAATGGTGGTGTCACTTTCTTGCAGCAAATTGCTGTTTGAGTTTTTTTCCTTTGCACGGAAAATTGATGTTTGAGCATGGCTTGCACGTTTTGTGGTTTTTCTAGAAGGCTACAGACAGAACATGCACCGGTCAACAGATATACTGTATTTCAGACGCAATACTACTGCATGGTCTGAACTTTTTCCTCTCCCAAATTTCAGATGGATGATTCTTAGGGCATGTACAGTACAGCCATCGCTGTAAGCCTACAGCCTGCCTGCATCTCAGGGTTGAGGTTCTCTGCATTATTTTCCTTGTGTAAAAAGGTGGAGTAGGGCTAGTTTTAAGGTCCTCGAGTCATTTGTTTATATTGTTTTTCCGGTGAGCCATTATTTGTTTATTTGATGCTATGTACGGCGAGCATTAATGGATCACTGATGTGCAGACTTGATGGATGTATCATGTATGTGATCTGTACAAGTGTAGAATACCAGTGATACCCACTTCCACATGATCCCATGCTCCCacttgaaaaaaaaaatcaattttaAATATTTTCGGAAATTCTGGAAAGAAATATGGTGTTCACAAAGAATGTGTCTGCAACCCCTAAAATTTCAGGCCCAAATTTGAAATGCACATTGACAAACAAAAAAGACAAGTCCTGATGTAAATAGTGTCAATTTTACTTTTGTCTTTTTGTGTCACTATTCATActatatttgtcttttttgtttctcaatgTGTATCTCGAATTTGAATCTGATTTTTTCAGGGGTTGTAGGCGCATCTTATGAACTTCCAGACAAATTTCTAGTATTTTTTGAAACATTTAAATTTGTCTTTCCAAAGTTGGTATCATGGGAGCATTTAAGAAGGGTatcacatgatattctcccgtaGAGTACAAAACAATAATAAAGAACTGTACGATTTTCAGTTGAAATATTGAACTGAACGAACTCTCAGGGCAGGAAGAACTTGCATTGAAATATTGAACTGAACGAACTCTCAGGACAGGAAGAACTTGCATTTACTTAGTAAATGCAGGCAAGAACACAATTACTCCTATAAAAGATGTTGAAGTACCCGCCTCCTAGGGCCATTGACGCGCGAGTGCCCTCCAAGCCGTACGTTTCGCGCGCACCTCCTGCCAATGCCTGATCATGGGCCTCGGGCATGACCGCGGCCACTTCCCCATGGTGGTTTTTGTCGGGCCCGTGTGCTTCGTATCGTGCGCTGCTTTGCGTGCACTAGATGAGGCTGGATCGGCTTGTTAGCGTGAATCGCTCACTGCAGGGCTGATTTGCACGGGCGAGCTGGCTGCGCATGCGCGCTCGGCTGCTATCCCGCCCAAAAGCCTGCCGGTGGTGTCCAGGGGTCACGACGGCAGGCCAGCCAGCCAGCCAACTTTAAAATTTTGGAACAAATAAatgaaaaaggaagaaaaaggaaaaagaaacaaaaaaaggaaaTCGAAAAAAAATATCACTTGTGGCCGCAGCCCACACTGAGGCGACGCACGAGGGCtgtgagaaaggaaaaaaaaatgcCTAATCGCCACGACGGGTCCTCCTCCGCGAGCTGCGCGTACAGGGACGACACCGAACGATAAAAAATGATCAAAGAATACGGATCTTGATGTCTAAATCGTGCGGTTAGAAAGTTAgatgtgtggtagtaactattTTACATGTAGATGTGAAATAGCAAATCTGTTACATCTAGAAACAAGCAATAAAACGGGCTGCCAACACGCCACAATAATGGGTCGATAAAAATGAAGTCAAACATGCCAACAAAAAGGATGTGTTACAAAACATAAATAGCGAGGTGGGAATCGAGTGCTTGCATGAAAAATTACAAAAATTTAATCAAACGGCGACAAACATAGATGAGGCATCGTTtctttaaaaatattcatgaatttatATGGTGTTCACAATCTTAAAAATATATTTCCAAATTTtacaaaaatattaaaaatatcttattcacaaatttgaaaaaaaagaaaaataatactccctccgttcctaaatatttgtttttctagagatttcaacaagtgactacatacggagcaaaatgaatgaatctacaccctaaaatatgtttatatacatccgtatgtggtagtccatttgagatctctaaaaagacatatttaggaacggagggagtaacagaCAAAACTAAAGagaaagaaataaataaaaacagacACAAAATGAAATATTTAAAAGATAAAACGGATAGAAAAATAGAGAAAATAAATAAGAACTAAAAGAACAAAAAGTGTTGCTAATTGTATTTAAACAAAAACACGTTAAAAATGTATTGAAAAACACAAAAACACTCAAAACAAAATGAAAAAAGGGGTCATAACTAAACCACATAAATTTATTTGTATGATGCAAAAATTACTATCAAAACTGAAAGACACATAAAATAGTGTGCATAAAAACACCTGAAACCACGAATGTACCTCTGTTCTCACTTATTTGAATATGTAGGATTTTTTGTCAACCAAGAAATACTAGATGCGATAAAAAAAGGAATAAAAAGTTACATGGCAACACCACTGTCGTTGCATCCAGCCTCCAGCCCGTGCGATAACTTGGGCGTGTTTATATAGGCCAATCAGTCCCGCGCAGAAAGAAAATTGATTGTTTATTTACGCATGTTCACTAATTAGCCCGCATTGCATGAACATCAAAGCACCACTCAGCCAGGCCAGCTGAAAACACTCAAATCGGCAGTTTCCAATGAGTTGGACTGAGGTAAGGCACATCGCGCGTACATGGTGGACCCTGTTGCAGGAGAGGAGCCTTTGTAAGCTTCTCTCTAATCTCCTTCTTTCTCCTCCCTTCAAATATACACAACAATGCTTCGATTTAAGATAAGCTCTACACAAAAAAGATGCACATTAATGTTACAGTCAGGCGATCGGTTCGATCGGTTCGTAGTTTCTCGGCCGTAAATGCTTAACTTCGTGTTCATGTTTGGAGCTATTTTAGACGAATTTTGTCAAATTCATCACCCACAGTTGACAGCTTAAAATTTTGTTTGACTAGTAGCTTCATCTTGCAGTTTCACACTACTTTCATATTGCACATTTTTTGTCTCCACGATCGTAGACGATTAAATCTAACTTCTTTCTCGCTGGAACGTTCATACGCATATGTGTGTTAATGACACTCCTTAATTTCGGTCTCCACTCCTGTGTCCTGCTAAACTAGCGTCACCGTCGGCGTCGTTCCTCTCAATCTTCTCTCCCGCATCCTACTACACTCGAATGGTCATCGTTCCTCTTTGTCTTCTCTCCCACGTCCTGCTACGCTGAAGCCATCGTCGACGTCATTCCTCTCAACCTCCTCGCCCGCGTCCGGCGTTGTCACTAGCGTTGTTCTTTTTGGGCTCCTCCTCCGCATCCTCCTACACTGGCGCGACCATGGCGCGCAAACTACATTTCTCCATCATTTTCTGCCTCAGTGTCATGGCGTCGCTAGTGTTATGTGTAGCTGTCAGCCTTATCGGATGGACGCCATGTtgtgcccgccgccgccgccgttgttCCTCTCTGTCGCCTCGTCCTCGTCCTACACTGACGGCGCCGTCACAAACACACTGCCAAGAACTCTATTGTAACTCTGTGTGTCATGTGTAGATGTTAACTGTTAATCATGTTGCATACATACAACCAAACATCATGTAGTGGTGTGAGTGGAGATAATACAGGACACCAAATAGTGTAGAAAGTCTAGATGCAGACGACCAAACAAGATGCAGATATTGATCTTTTGCGTGTTTTCCCTCGGTCAGGCCCAACTAAAACATGTATGCAGTGCAGGTAATTCGCAGATGACAATCAAACACCCCTTTAGATCCGTGGACAACGATCCATATCAACCCGCACACGAATTCTAAGGACAACAATGGGGCTTAGATATGAAATAGCAAATCCGTTTATCAAAAATAATTTTGAAGTTTCAGATTTGTGGCCTTGTCGAGA
The sequence above is a segment of the Aegilops tauschii subsp. strangulata cultivar AL8/78 chromosome 6, Aet v6.0, whole genome shotgun sequence genome. Coding sequences within it:
- the LOC109768565 gene encoding bidirectional sugar transporter SWEET2a, giving the protein MASLGLPGPSSYHDLCCYGAGIAGNIFAFVLFISPLPTFRRIVRNGSTEQFSATPYIYSLLNCLVCMWYALPFVSYGVVLVATVNTIGAAFQLAYTAVFIAYADAKKRLKVSVLLAGVFCVFGLIVYVSMALFDHKPRRTFVGYLSVASLIFMFASPLSIINLVIRTKSVEYMPFYLSLSMSLMSMSFFAYGALLDDFFIYVPNGIGTVLGVMQLLLYAYYSRKGSRDEARRPLLVTHT